In a genomic window of Hyphomonas sp.:
- a CDS encoding ActS/PrrB/RegB family redox-sensitive histidine kinase: MDDSARDGHFDLDDAIFTLPPEGLGSAQSALGRTRLRTFITLRWLAVAGQTAAVLFVAFGLGFDMPLALCLAIIAASAWLNVFLSFAFQSQRLTRGWEATLQLAFDTVQLAALIAATGGLSNPFLLLLVAPVTVAALSLSPFRATLIALLALILAGLMPLIHLPLPWGVADTSIALPPLFQLGQLMALAVGVVFFALSAARVSQDEARLVRALDAAGVVMAREQRLSALGAMSAMTTHELGTPLATIHLVAKELQADLDPDDPRAEDITLIAEQADRCRSILATIREAREATDIVHAQIPLDALVAEAAAPFKGLGVDVRVRAEAGEGGAPRAPVLKRSPEVLHALGAFIENAVSFADTRVNVVATWTADQIVISISDDGPGFAPEVLPKLGEPYVSQRGEAHLGGGDMGLGFFIAKTLIERTGGRIATRNRTPPKKGAVVQTLWPLRNLQASDLD; the protein is encoded by the coding sequence ATGGACGATTCAGCGCGCGATGGGCACTTCGATCTGGATGATGCGATCTTCACCCTGCCTCCCGAGGGGCTGGGTTCGGCGCAATCTGCCCTGGGGCGGACCCGCCTGCGCACCTTCATCACGCTGCGCTGGTTGGCCGTGGCCGGACAGACCGCTGCCGTGCTGTTTGTGGCCTTCGGCCTCGGCTTCGACATGCCGCTGGCGCTGTGCCTGGCGATCATTGCCGCATCGGCCTGGCTGAACGTGTTCCTGTCCTTCGCCTTTCAGAGCCAGCGCCTGACGCGCGGATGGGAGGCGACGCTGCAACTGGCCTTCGATACGGTGCAACTGGCCGCGTTGATTGCGGCAACGGGTGGATTGTCGAATCCCTTCCTGCTGCTGCTGGTGGCGCCGGTAACCGTGGCCGCCCTCAGTCTCAGCCCGTTCCGGGCGACTTTGATTGCACTGCTCGCACTCATACTTGCGGGCCTCATGCCCCTGATTCACCTGCCCCTGCCTTGGGGGGTGGCGGATACGAGCATTGCCCTGCCGCCCCTGTTCCAGCTCGGCCAGTTAATGGCCCTGGCGGTCGGTGTGGTATTCTTCGCCCTTTCGGCTGCGCGCGTCAGCCAGGATGAAGCCCGCCTCGTCCGCGCACTGGACGCCGCCGGCGTGGTGATGGCACGAGAGCAGCGCCTGTCGGCACTTGGCGCCATGTCCGCCATGACGACGCATGAATTGGGCACTCCACTGGCCACCATTCACCTGGTCGCAAAGGAATTGCAGGCGGATCTCGATCCGGACGATCCGCGCGCCGAGGATATCACACTGATTGCCGAACAGGCTGACCGGTGCCGCAGCATCCTGGCGACGATCCGGGAAGCGCGCGAGGCGACTGACATCGTGCACGCGCAGATCCCGCTGGACGCCCTGGTGGCCGAGGCCGCCGCACCGTTCAAGGGGCTGGGCGTGGACGTGCGTGTGCGCGCAGAAGCAGGCGAAGGCGGCGCCCCTCGCGCGCCCGTGCTGAAGCGAAGCCCGGAAGTGCTGCACGCTCTGGGGGCCTTCATCGAGAATGCGGTCAGTTTTGCTGACACGCGGGTCAATGTCGTCGCCACCTGGACCGCCGACCAGATCGTGATTTCCATCAGCGATGACGGCCCCGGATTTGCGCCGGAAGTGCTGCCCAAACTGGGCGAACCCTATGTGTCCCAACGCGGCGAGGCCCATTTGGGCGGCGGCGACATGGGACTCGGCTTTTTCATCGCCAAGACCCTGATCGAGCGGACTGGCGGACGGATCGCCACGCGCAACCGCACACCGCCCAAGAAAGGCGCCGTGGTTCAGACCCTGTGGCCACTGCGCAATTTGCAGGCATCTGACTTGGATTAA
- the ccrA gene encoding crotonyl-CoA carboxylase/reductase, whose translation MARETKDIYELGEIPPEFHVPKMMHAWAIRRERHGRPSTAMQLEQVPVPEIDSDEVLVLVMAAGVNYNGIWAGLGEPVSPFDIHKQDYHIAGSDAAGIVWAVGRKVTRVKPGDEVVIHCNQDDGDDEECNGGDPMFSPSQRIWGYETPDGSFAQFCRVQARQCMPRPKHLTWEESACYTLTLATAYRMLFGHRPHILRPGEHALIWGASGGLGSFGVQLCAVTGAHAIGVVSSDDKFDHVMSLGAKGVLNRKDFNCWGQLPTVNGPEFGDYMKETRKFGKAIWEITGKQDVDIVFEHPGESTFPVSVFVVKRGGMVVICAGTTGFNLTMDARFLWMRQKRVQGSHFANLKQASAANKLVIDRRIDPGMSEVFPWADIPAAHEKMLDNKHLPGNMAVLVTSPKPGLRTVEDVLAVSGQA comes from the coding sequence ATGGCAAGGGAGACAAAAGACATTTATGAACTCGGCGAGATTCCGCCGGAGTTCCACGTTCCGAAAATGATGCATGCCTGGGCGATCCGGCGCGAGCGCCACGGCCGCCCGTCGACCGCTATGCAGCTGGAACAGGTGCCCGTGCCGGAAATCGATTCCGATGAGGTGCTGGTGCTCGTGATGGCGGCTGGCGTCAATTACAATGGCATCTGGGCCGGTCTCGGCGAACCGGTGTCCCCGTTCGACATCCACAAGCAGGATTACCATATCGCCGGCTCTGACGCCGCCGGTATCGTCTGGGCTGTCGGCCGCAAGGTGACGCGCGTGAAGCCGGGCGATGAAGTCGTCATTCACTGCAATCAGGATGATGGCGACGATGAGGAGTGCAATGGTGGCGATCCGATGTTCTCGCCCAGCCAGCGCATTTGGGGCTATGAGACCCCGGACGGCTCCTTTGCCCAGTTCTGCCGGGTCCAGGCGCGTCAGTGCATGCCACGGCCGAAACATCTGACATGGGAAGAGAGTGCCTGCTACACGCTGACACTGGCAACGGCCTACCGGATGCTGTTCGGACATCGCCCGCACATTCTGAGACCGGGTGAACACGCGCTGATCTGGGGCGCGTCCGGCGGTCTCGGCAGTTTCGGCGTCCAGCTCTGCGCGGTCACGGGCGCACACGCCATCGGTGTCGTGTCTTCGGATGACAAGTTCGACCACGTCATGTCGCTTGGCGCAAAAGGCGTGCTGAACCGGAAGGATTTCAATTGCTGGGGCCAACTGCCCACGGTCAATGGTCCGGAATTCGGCGACTACATGAAAGAGACGCGGAAATTCGGGAAGGCGATCTGGGAGATCACCGGCAAGCAGGATGTCGACATCGTGTTCGAACATCCCGGCGAGTCCACGTTCCCGGTCTCGGTCTTTGTCGTCAAGCGCGGCGGCATGGTGGTCATCTGCGCCGGCACGACCGGCTTCAATTTGACCATGGATGCCCGCTTCCTCTGGATGCGCCAGAAACGGGTTCAGGGCAGCCACTTCGCCAACCTCAAACAGGCGTCGGCGGCCAACAAGCTGGTCATTGACCGGCGGATCGATCCGGGCATGTCGGAAGTCTTCCCCTGGGCGGACATTCCGGCAGCGCACGAAAAGATGCTCGATAACAAGCACCTGCCGGGCAATATGGCCGTTCTGGTCACCTCGCCCAAGCCGGGCCTGCGCACGGTTGAAGACGTTCTGGCGGTCAGCGGCCAGGCCTGA
- a CDS encoding SemiSWEET transporter, giving the protein MPDLIGLFAATLTTLSFLPQALLVIRTGRTEGISMVMYVMFTTGVAGWLVYGFLLGSLPMIIANIITLLLAAVILFLKIRNSFQARTQGETASTSTPMAS; this is encoded by the coding sequence ATGCCAGACCTGATCGGCCTGTTCGCTGCCACGCTCACCACCCTGTCTTTCCTGCCACAGGCGCTACTCGTCATCCGCACCGGCCGGACGGAAGGCATTTCCATGGTGATGTATGTCATGTTCACCACCGGCGTCGCAGGCTGGCTGGTCTATGGCTTCCTGCTGGGCTCACTGCCGATGATCATCGCCAATATCATCACCCTTCTGCTGGCTGCGGTGATCCTGTTCCTGAAGATCCGCAACAGTTTTCAGGCAAGGACCCAGGGCGAGACGGCCTCCACATCCACGCCGATGGCTTCATAG
- a CDS encoding glycosyltransferase family 2 protein: MAQSPEFSVVVPVHNESGNVESLISEIHRALDGRAFEMIFVDDASSDDTRARLVELKARFPMLRVVGHRSNAGQSRAIRSGILAARAPVIGTLDGDGQNDPADLPDLYRQLTRADAPHTLQMVMGRRTKRKDTAWKRFGSRFANNIRKRMLKDDCDDAGCGVKALRRDAYLHLPYFDHMHRYMPALMRAEGFDVEYRDVNHRERGSGKSNYTNFGRLADALSDLRGVMWLIRRRRNPGGMDEL, from the coding sequence GTGGCCCAATCGCCTGAGTTTTCCGTCGTCGTGCCGGTTCACAATGAGTCCGGAAACGTTGAATCGCTGATCAGCGAAATTCACCGCGCGCTGGATGGCCGCGCCTTTGAAATGATCTTCGTGGACGATGCGTCCTCCGACGATACGCGGGCGCGTCTGGTGGAACTGAAGGCGCGATTCCCGATGCTGCGCGTTGTGGGCCATCGCAGCAATGCCGGGCAGAGCCGCGCCATCCGGTCCGGCATTCTGGCGGCGCGCGCCCCGGTGATCGGCACGCTGGATGGAGACGGGCAGAATGATCCGGCGGACCTGCCGGACCTTTACCGCCAGCTGACCCGTGCGGACGCGCCGCACACGCTGCAAATGGTGATGGGCCGGCGCACCAAGCGCAAGGACACGGCCTGGAAACGGTTTGGCAGCCGGTTTGCGAACAATATCCGCAAGCGGATGCTGAAGGATGATTGTGATGATGCCGGTTGCGGCGTGAAGGCCCTGCGGCGGGACGCCTATCTGCACCTGCCCTATTTCGATCACATGCACCGCTACATGCCTGCCCTGATGCGGGCGGAAGGCTTCGATGTCGAGTATCGCGACGTGAACCATCGCGAGCGCGGATCGGGCAAGTCCAACTATACCAATTTCGGCCGTCTGGCTGATGCCCTGTCGGATTTGCGCGGTGTCATGTGGCTGATCCGCCGCCGGCGCAATCCGGGCGGCATGGACGAGCTGTAG
- a CDS encoding ActR/PrrA/RegA family redox response regulator transcription factor, with translation MDRPVNVNLHESLKNVEDRSCLVMDDDGPFVQRMARALAQRGFVVSAVSSVSEGKDIARLNPPAFAVLDLRLEDGSGLDVVEVLQKHRPDARAVILTGYGAIATAVAAVKAGAVDYLSKPADVEDIIRALTASPDEKPAPPENPMSADRVRWEHIQRVYELCNHNVSETARRLNMHRRTLQRILAKRAPR, from the coding sequence ATGGACCGGCCTGTAAATGTGAATTTGCACGAGAGCCTCAAGAATGTTGAGGACCGCTCATGTCTTGTCATGGATGATGACGGACCATTTGTGCAACGCATGGCCCGGGCCCTGGCCCAACGCGGGTTCGTCGTTTCGGCGGTGTCCTCGGTCTCCGAAGGCAAGGACATTGCCCGCCTGAACCCACCGGCCTTTGCCGTTCTGGACCTGCGTCTGGAAGACGGAAGCGGCCTGGACGTGGTGGAAGTGCTGCAGAAGCACCGGCCAGACGCCCGCGCGGTCATCCTGACCGGATACGGGGCCATTGCGACCGCCGTCGCGGCCGTGAAGGCTGGCGCCGTCGACTATCTGTCGAAGCCGGCAGACGTGGAAGACATCATCCGGGCCCTTACGGCCTCCCCGGACGAGAAACCTGCACCGCCGGAAAACCCGATGTCCGCCGACCGGGTTCGCTGGGAGCACATCCAGCGGGTCTACGAATTGTGCAATCACAACGTCTCGGAAACCGCGCGCCGCCTGAACATGCACCGCCGGACGCTGCAACGCATCCTGGCGAAACGCGCCCCGCGCTAA
- a CDS encoding aminotransferase class IV yields the protein MPIGETVYLNGAFTPRKEARISPLDRGFLFAHAAYEVTAVYGGKLIDFQGHVSRLGNTLDAICIPNPHDAAEWETIHRRLIAENALDEGLIYLQVSAGAYETRDFAGPDLFEPTIHLFADQRPLVGEAARTGIKAIFLNDIRWRRRDIKTTQLLSQALAYRTARDAGAQTAFMVEDGFVTEAASANTWMVTQDDRILTRNLSSDILPGITRAHVIARLRDLGMDVEERAFTPDEAYEAKEIFTTSAGALIAPVIQLEDQPVGTGAPGPVTRRVQRLYYEAIGVDVEAVSPWVLA from the coding sequence ATGCCAATCGGCGAAACGGTTTACCTGAACGGCGCGTTCACCCCGCGGAAGGAAGCCCGGATTTCCCCGCTGGACCGGGGCTTCCTGTTTGCCCATGCCGCTTATGAAGTGACGGCGGTTTATGGCGGCAAACTGATCGACTTCCAGGGTCATGTGTCGCGCCTCGGCAACACCCTGGACGCAATCTGCATTCCGAATCCGCATGACGCCGCCGAATGGGAGACCATTCACCGCCGACTGATTGCGGAGAATGCGCTGGACGAGGGCCTGATCTATCTTCAGGTGTCCGCCGGGGCCTATGAGACAAGGGATTTCGCCGGACCCGATTTGTTCGAGCCGACAATCCACCTGTTTGCCGACCAGCGCCCCCTGGTCGGAGAGGCTGCGCGCACCGGGATCAAGGCGATCTTCCTCAACGATATCCGCTGGCGGCGGCGGGACATCAAGACCACGCAGCTCCTGTCACAGGCGCTGGCCTATCGCACGGCCCGGGACGCCGGAGCACAGACGGCGTTCATGGTGGAGGATGGATTCGTGACGGAAGCCGCCTCCGCCAATACCTGGATGGTGACGCAGGATGATCGCATCCTGACCCGGAACCTTTCCAGCGACATCCTGCCGGGCATCACCCGCGCCCATGTCATCGCGCGGTTGCGCGATCTGGGCATGGATGTGGAGGAGCGCGCCTTCACGCCGGACGAAGCCTATGAGGCGAAGGAAATCTTCACCACATCCGCCGGCGCCCTCATCGCACCGGTGATCCAGCTGGAAGACCAGCCTGTCGGCACCGGCGCGCCCGGACCCGTCACGCGCCGTGTCCAGCGTCTGTACTATGAAGCCATCGGCGTGGATGTGGAGGCCGTCTCGCCCTGGGTCCTTGCCTGA
- a CDS encoding glycosyltransferase family 39 protein, whose product MTLLDRLSTGWKPWFVLFILTFGAAAPGVFSLPALDRDESRFAQASKEMLEEQDYIRIQYQDELRNKKPAGIHWLQAASTAVFTGPEAKQIWTYRVPSWLGAAFGTLACFWTGLVLVGRRASFVGAALFGATLLLTSEAHISKTDGMLVFLTTLSIGALARLYMRRDQSKAMALLFWACMGTSFLIKGPVTPMVAAYAGIGAWVWTKATDGKGGDWWRVLLWWPGPAIFVAMVLPWFLWIQAATDGQYIKGAVGKDLKDKFTGASEGHGGWAFYHLTHIPAWFFPATLFFVPGLVAAWKTIGPARARGVAWLKHVVLIAAALFAGLLVLNYLLPFLPRPDSGLAGQALNTIATLKPLPAWPALLLVFFWWASGRDQWMTRWPVGEEVISEETRAIRLLAAWAVLTYAFFELMPTLLSHYILPAYPAFGLLAGYAATKMMEGEYWPVTRWVSIALFALGAILLLAVSFPGVTTYFMAETAGDFSTAFPQDVLANWTEYREFPLWFWWVGFALCGIAIIEFARRHECNAAMFAIYAAVAIGWHVRIFMLPSQVWVQPTETARLALEDVCGVPGEACDWPAPDRILALGYAEPSYILTLGTQNLHPPETPLDLPQDLSAYPVVYLVNLEDRKAEPPIQDELVHLRAQADRMGLCVTETESYYALNYSNGDPVNFRALRFDHGGCPG is encoded by the coding sequence ATGACTTTGCTTGACCGACTTTCAACCGGCTGGAAGCCCTGGTTCGTCCTGTTCATCCTCACATTCGGCGCGGCCGCGCCCGGCGTCTTCAGCCTGCCAGCGCTGGATCGGGACGAAAGCCGCTTCGCGCAGGCATCCAAGGAGATGCTGGAAGAGCAGGATTATATCCGGATCCAGTACCAGGACGAGCTGCGCAACAAGAAGCCCGCCGGCATCCACTGGCTGCAGGCGGCCTCGACCGCCGTGTTCACGGGTCCGGAGGCCAAACAGATCTGGACCTATCGCGTGCCCAGCTGGCTCGGCGCAGCTTTCGGCACGCTGGCCTGTTTCTGGACCGGCCTCGTGCTGGTCGGCAGGCGGGCCAGTTTTGTCGGCGCTGCCCTGTTCGGCGCCACCCTTTTGCTGACCTCAGAGGCGCACATATCCAAGACGGACGGCATGCTGGTTTTCCTGACCACGCTCAGCATCGGCGCGCTGGCGCGGCTCTATATGCGCCGGGATCAGTCCAAGGCGATGGCGCTCCTGTTCTGGGCCTGCATGGGCACCAGTTTTCTCATCAAGGGCCCGGTCACCCCCATGGTGGCCGCCTATGCCGGGATCGGCGCCTGGGTCTGGACCAAGGCGACGGACGGGAAGGGCGGAGACTGGTGGCGGGTCCTGCTCTGGTGGCCCGGGCCGGCCATCTTCGTGGCCATGGTGCTGCCCTGGTTCCTCTGGATCCAGGCCGCCACCGACGGCCAGTATATCAAGGGCGCGGTCGGCAAGGACCTCAAGGACAAGTTCACCGGCGCCTCCGAAGGGCATGGCGGCTGGGCATTTTACCATCTCACCCACATCCCGGCCTGGTTCTTCCCGGCCACGCTGTTTTTCGTGCCGGGCCTCGTGGCGGCGTGGAAGACCATCGGTCCGGCCAGGGCGCGCGGCGTCGCATGGCTGAAACATGTGGTCCTGATCGCGGCAGCCCTGTTTGCCGGGCTTCTGGTCCTGAACTATCTGCTGCCCTTCCTGCCGCGCCCTGACAGCGGCCTGGCCGGGCAGGCATTGAACACGATTGCCACGCTGAAGCCCCTGCCGGCCTGGCCGGCCCTTCTGCTGGTCTTCTTCTGGTGGGCCTCCGGACGGGATCAATGGATGACCCGCTGGCCCGTGGGCGAGGAGGTCATTTCGGAGGAAACCCGCGCCATCCGCCTGCTGGCGGCCTGGGCCGTCCTGACCTATGCCTTCTTCGAGCTGATGCCCACCCTGCTCAGCCATTACATCCTTCCGGCCTATCCGGCCTTCGGCCTGTTGGCGGGATACGCGGCCACGAAGATGATGGAAGGGGAGTACTGGCCTGTGACGCGTTGGGTGTCGATCGCCCTGTTCGCACTGGGCGCCATCCTGCTTCTGGCGGTCTCCTTCCCCGGTGTGACGACCTATTTCATGGCCGAGACGGCCGGGGATTTCTCGACGGCCTTCCCGCAGGACGTGCTGGCCAACTGGACAGAGTATCGCGAATTCCCGCTCTGGTTCTGGTGGGTCGGCTTTGCGCTGTGCGGCATCGCGATCATCGAATTTGCGCGCCGCCATGAGTGTAATGCCGCCATGTTCGCCATCTACGCCGCGGTGGCGATTGGCTGGCATGTGCGTATCTTCATGTTGCCGAGCCAGGTCTGGGTGCAGCCGACCGAGACAGCCCGTCTGGCGCTGGAGGATGTCTGCGGCGTTCCGGGCGAGGCTTGCGACTGGCCTGCACCGGACCGCATCCTGGCGCTCGGCTATGCTGAGCCCTCCTATATCCTCACCCTCGGCACGCAGAACCTGCATCCGCCGGAAACCCCGCTGGACCTGCCGCAAGACCTGTCAGCCTATCCGGTTGTCTATCTGGTCAATCTCGAGGACCGGAAGGCCGAGCCGCCGATTCAGGATGAACTCGTCCATTTGCGTGCGCAGGCCGACCGGATGGGGCTCTGCGTAACGGAAACGGAATCCTATTACGCGCTGAACTATTCGAATGGGGACCCGGTAAACTTCCGGGCCCTCCGCTTCGATCATGGCGGCTGCCCCGGCTGA
- a CDS encoding TonB-dependent receptor → MKSLLCSAAPLVLASFALPSHAQTGDAPSRLNPVVTTATPSAAPLADIPMSVGVLAAEDLSLADAYVSAEDLTDLMTGVEAAVANGTQVAFQIRGIGAVDHQALTPTAAAVYSDGVYLATNVQTGLMLYDLARVEVLKGPQGTLYGRNASGGAINFVTARPGEDQRRFVRAGYGNLDRFDLDGAYGEAFDNGFSYRLAGRYLSRDAALDNVAGPKDAGGVRDEFGLRLGLNWEESLGGSLLVRIHYEEDNGVNAAPRNDTLDLGDHQIAVGSDGIQDTDNEFHGVSAEYSRALGDWSLTSLTAFEGYNQDYGFDFDGAVALFGNPGFDANLAYIRDFRQYSQEFRLQRDWTGGSTLFGASGALEDFSQTYTIWCGELDPATLLGTCPYVGAASRAGPAPVSDTRAMTLVTDTRQDRSALALFTYNEVDLSDRLTATLGARITHERIEGQGSGRHIFEDGTIGYNNVSGLGLAAGSNAIEDTRLSGNAALSYAIGHGNAYVSVSNSYKSGGFNGEVQNNSTHFDDAGLFDAETVTAYEAGYKGRTGKLAYNLAAFVQDYRDPQARIFVTFPLPDGSSITSNSLSNLDEAISYGLEADFSWQTTDRLSLDGAVTLLETEIDQTSDIGGNAGKFDGNPLPFAPDVSATLGARYAFALTDTIDASLAAHAKYRGDYYLDPEGLDSRMQDSFTTLQAEAGFAFTETGLVVTLWGRNLTDEDYAVSGYGFIGYDTFRSDPRTYGIRIGYEF, encoded by the coding sequence ATGAAAAGCCTTCTCTGCTCCGCAGCCCCGCTCGTTCTCGCTTCATTTGCCCTGCCCTCCCACGCGCAGACCGGCGATGCACCCAGCCGTCTCAACCCTGTCGTGACAACCGCGACGCCGTCCGCCGCGCCTCTTGCAGACATCCCCATGTCTGTGGGCGTCCTCGCCGCTGAAGACCTGTCTCTGGCAGACGCCTATGTGAGCGCCGAAGACCTGACCGACTTGATGACCGGCGTCGAGGCCGCTGTGGCCAATGGCACTCAGGTCGCCTTCCAGATCCGCGGCATTGGCGCAGTGGATCACCAGGCCCTGACCCCGACCGCCGCCGCGGTCTATTCCGATGGCGTGTACCTGGCGACCAATGTCCAGACCGGTCTGATGCTGTATGATCTGGCCCGGGTCGAGGTTCTGAAAGGGCCACAGGGAACACTGTACGGCCGCAACGCGTCCGGTGGCGCGATCAATTTCGTGACGGCCCGCCCGGGCGAGGACCAGCGCCGCTTTGTCCGCGCGGGATATGGAAATCTGGACCGTTTCGATCTGGACGGGGCCTATGGCGAAGCCTTCGACAATGGGTTCAGCTACCGGCTGGCCGGGCGATACCTGTCCCGGGACGCAGCGCTCGACAATGTCGCCGGACCGAAGGATGCCGGCGGTGTGCGGGACGAATTCGGCCTGCGGCTCGGCCTGAACTGGGAAGAGTCGCTGGGCGGCTCGCTTCTGGTGCGCATCCATTATGAAGAGGACAATGGCGTCAATGCCGCGCCGCGCAATGACACGCTGGACCTGGGCGATCACCAGATCGCCGTCGGCAGCGACGGGATTCAGGACACTGACAATGAATTCCATGGCGTCTCGGCAGAGTATTCGCGCGCGCTGGGCGACTGGTCCCTGACCTCCCTGACCGCGTTCGAGGGCTACAATCAGGACTACGGATTCGACTTTGACGGTGCAGTGGCCCTGTTCGGCAATCCCGGCTTCGACGCCAATCTCGCCTATATCCGCGACTTCCGGCAGTATTCCCAGGAATTCCGTCTGCAGAGGGACTGGACAGGTGGCAGCACCCTGTTTGGCGCGTCCGGCGCGCTGGAGGATTTCAGCCAGACCTACACAATCTGGTGCGGAGAGCTGGACCCTGCCACATTGCTGGGCACCTGCCCCTATGTCGGCGCTGCCAGCCGGGCCGGCCCCGCGCCGGTTTCCGATACGCGCGCCATGACGCTGGTCACCGACACAAGACAGGATCGTTCGGCACTGGCATTGTTTACCTACAATGAAGTCGACCTGTCGGATCGCCTGACCGCCACGCTTGGTGCACGGATCACGCATGAACGGATCGAGGGTCAGGGCAGCGGACGCCACATCTTTGAGGATGGCACGATCGGGTACAACAATGTCAGCGGCCTCGGCCTGGCGGCCGGATCAAACGCGATCGAGGATACACGCCTGTCCGGAAATGCCGCCCTGTCCTATGCCATCGGACACGGTAATGCCTATGTGTCCGTCTCCAACAGCTACAAATCCGGCGGATTCAATGGCGAGGTTCAGAACAATTCGACGCATTTCGACGATGCCGGACTGTTCGATGCCGAAACTGTCACCGCTTACGAAGCCGGCTACAAGGGCCGCACAGGCAAGCTGGCCTATAATCTGGCGGCGTTCGTGCAGGATTACCGCGATCCCCAGGCCCGGATCTTCGTGACCTTTCCATTGCCTGATGGGTCGAGCATCACGTCCAATTCACTGTCCAATCTGGACGAAGCCATATCCTATGGCCTGGAAGCGGATTTTTCCTGGCAGACCACGGACCGGCTCTCCCTGGATGGTGCGGTCACCCTGCTGGAGACGGAGATCGATCAGACATCCGACATTGGCGGCAATGCCGGCAAGTTCGACGGCAACCCCCTGCCCTTTGCGCCGGATGTTTCTGCGACGCTGGGAGCGCGTTACGCATTTGCCCTGACCGACACGATCGATGCGAGCCTCGCCGCCCATGCAAAGTATCGCGGGGACTATTATCTGGACCCGGAAGGGCTGGACAGCCGGATGCAGGACTCATTCACCACACTGCAGGCCGAAGCCGGGTTCGCCTTCACCGAGACGGGACTGGTCGTGACACTCTGGGGGCGGAACCTGACCGATGAGGATTATGCGGTCTCCGGCTACGGCTTTATCGGCTATGACACGTTCCGGTCCGATCCGCGCACATATGGCATTCGGATCGGCTACGAATTCTAG